A single window of Micrococcaceae bacterium Sec5.1 DNA harbors:
- the mmsA gene encoding multiple monosaccharide ABC transporter ATP-binding protein produces the protein MTTTPDTQDEPILLEMRSITKEFPGVKALSNVSLRVKAGEIHAICGENGAGKSTLMKVLSGVYPHGSYTGDIVYMAETQQFKDIRASEAAGIVIIHQELALIPELSIMENIFLGNEPTKWGVIDWAEARKRSIELLARVGLREDPDTPIKEIGVGKQQLVEIAKALNKSVRLLILDEPTAALNESDSQHLLDLILGLKGKGITSIIISHKLNEIEQIADEITIIRDGKSIETLNVKRDGVDEDRIIKGMVGRTLESRFPDHEPKIGDVFFEVKDWTVAHPQIQDRLICKGSNFYVRRGEIVGFAGLMGAGRTELARSLFGHSYGRYIKGQVYKDGKPVNLRSVRAAIDAGLGYVTEDRKSLGLNLLDDIKATTVAANLRAISKYTVVDERKEFSVAEEYRKSLRTKTPSVEEGVAKLSGGNQQKVVLAKWMFTDPDLLILDEPTRGIDVGAKYEIYGIIQRLANQGKGVIVISSELPELLGLSDRIYTIFEGAITGVLDKNEASQESLMKLMTSSRKAA, from the coding sequence ATGACAACAACCCCTGACACGCAAGACGAACCCATCCTCTTGGAGATGCGCTCGATCACGAAGGAATTCCCCGGCGTGAAGGCCTTGTCGAATGTGAGCCTGCGCGTAAAGGCCGGCGAGATCCACGCAATCTGCGGCGAAAACGGTGCTGGAAAATCCACCCTGATGAAGGTCCTTTCCGGCGTGTACCCGCACGGCAGCTACACCGGCGACATCGTGTACATGGCCGAGACGCAGCAATTCAAGGACATCCGCGCAAGCGAAGCCGCGGGCATCGTCATCATCCACCAGGAGCTGGCGTTGATCCCGGAACTGTCCATCATGGAAAACATCTTCCTGGGCAACGAGCCAACCAAATGGGGTGTCATCGACTGGGCAGAGGCCCGGAAGCGTTCCATTGAACTGCTGGCCAGGGTTGGACTCCGTGAAGACCCGGACACCCCCATCAAAGAAATTGGCGTCGGCAAGCAGCAGTTGGTGGAAATCGCCAAGGCACTGAACAAATCCGTCCGCCTGCTGATCCTGGACGAGCCCACGGCTGCCCTGAACGAATCCGACTCCCAGCACCTGCTGGACCTGATCCTGGGGCTGAAGGGCAAGGGCATCACCTCGATCATCATTTCCCACAAGCTCAACGAGATCGAACAGATTGCCGACGAGATCACCATCATTCGCGATGGCAAGTCGATCGAAACGTTGAACGTCAAGCGGGACGGCGTCGATGAGGACCGGATTATCAAAGGCATGGTGGGCCGGACGCTCGAGTCCCGTTTCCCGGACCATGAACCGAAAATCGGTGACGTCTTCTTCGAAGTCAAGGACTGGACCGTGGCTCACCCGCAGATCCAGGATCGCCTGATCTGCAAGGGCTCCAACTTCTACGTACGACGCGGTGAAATCGTGGGCTTCGCGGGACTGATGGGAGCCGGCCGCACGGAACTTGCCCGCTCGCTCTTCGGTCACTCCTATGGCCGCTACATCAAGGGACAGGTTTACAAGGACGGCAAGCCTGTCAACCTTCGCAGCGTCCGTGCGGCCATCGACGCCGGACTGGGCTACGTCACTGAAGACCGGAAATCCCTCGGCCTGAACCTGCTGGACGACATCAAGGCCACCACGGTTGCGGCAAACCTCCGCGCGATCAGCAAGTACACGGTGGTGGACGAGCGCAAGGAGTTCTCGGTTGCCGAGGAGTACCGAAAATCCCTGCGGACCAAGACCCCGTCGGTGGAGGAAGGCGTGGCCAAACTCTCCGGCGGAAACCAGCAGAAAGTCGTGCTGGCCAAATGGATGTTCACCGATCCGGATCTCCTGATTTTGGATGAACCCACCCGAGGGATCGACGTGGGCGCCAAGTACGAGATCTACGGCATCATCCAGAGGCTGGCGAACCAGGGCAAGGGAGTGATTGTCATTTCCTCGGAGCTCCCCGAACTCCTGGGCCTGTCCGACCGCATCTACACCATCTTCGAGGGCGCCATCACAGGTGTCCTGGACAAAAACGAAGCAAGCCAGGAAAGCCTCATGAAACTCATGACGTCCTCCCGCAAGGCCGCCTGA
- a CDS encoding ROK family transcriptional regulator: protein MSAMQRSTKSQPRKPGSQSALRHLNQQRIIECLLSGPSTQAELSRQTGLSTATVSNIVKIMQDAGLVSTEPTTSSGRRATNVRLNSNGAVAVGIDFGRRHLRVVLASLGYHVIAEDFIELPLGHHAEEGIAAAVRLLGRLLAENGIDPSAVVGAGAGIPGPIDRRTGTVAQGAILPEWVGIDILHRLEEALNCPVFVDNDANLGALSEVTWGPHSGVSNLMFLKIGSGIGSGLILNGVPYYGNVGITGEIGHATIHEHGLVCRCGNRGCLETIASTTTMIELLGRGKETSLTPQDIVRNCLAGDSATQRVVDDAGLAVGRALGNVANLINPEVIVVGGPLAGLGSLLLDPIRRGLVRHAVPVVGETTHLAMSSLGARAEALGAAALVFQHAGITGR, encoded by the coding sequence ATGTCCGCTATGCAGCGCTCAACGAAGAGCCAACCACGAAAACCCGGCTCGCAATCCGCGCTCCGGCACCTGAACCAGCAACGAATTATCGAGTGCTTGCTGAGCGGGCCGTCAACGCAAGCCGAGCTTTCCAGGCAGACCGGACTCTCCACCGCCACGGTGTCCAACATCGTGAAAATCATGCAGGACGCAGGCCTCGTTTCCACCGAGCCAACCACCAGCTCCGGCCGCCGGGCAACCAACGTAAGGTTGAACAGCAACGGTGCGGTCGCCGTCGGGATTGATTTCGGCCGACGCCACCTCAGGGTGGTCCTGGCATCGCTCGGCTATCACGTCATCGCCGAGGATTTCATTGAACTTCCCTTGGGCCACCATGCGGAGGAAGGCATTGCGGCTGCAGTCCGTTTGCTGGGGCGGTTGCTGGCGGAAAATGGCATCGATCCGAGCGCGGTGGTGGGCGCAGGGGCGGGCATCCCCGGCCCGATTGACCGCCGAACAGGGACTGTTGCCCAAGGCGCCATCCTGCCCGAATGGGTGGGAATCGACATCCTCCACAGGCTCGAAGAAGCCCTGAATTGCCCCGTATTTGTTGACAACGACGCCAATCTCGGAGCCTTGTCAGAGGTGACGTGGGGACCCCACAGCGGCGTATCCAACCTGATGTTCCTGAAGATCGGATCCGGTATCGGTTCCGGCCTGATTCTCAACGGCGTGCCCTACTACGGGAATGTGGGTATCACGGGCGAAATCGGCCACGCGACCATCCATGAGCACGGGCTGGTGTGCCGATGTGGGAACCGCGGCTGCCTCGAAACCATCGCCTCCACCACCACCATGATTGAGTTGCTGGGCCGCGGCAAGGAGACATCACTAACGCCCCAGGACATCGTCCGGAATTGCCTCGCAGGTGACTCCGCAACCCAGCGCGTCGTGGATGACGCAGGCCTTGCCGTGGGGCGCGCACTGGGCAACGTCGCCAACTTGATCAACCCTGAAGTGATCGTCGTGGGTGGACCATTGGCGGGCCTCGGCAGCCTCCTCCTGGACCCCATTCGAAGGGGGCTCGTTCGTCACGCTGTGCCCGTTGTAGGCGAAACAACACACCTCGCAATGTCGTCCTTGGGAGCGCGTGCGGAAGCACTTGGAGCAGCTGCTTTAGTGTTCCAACACGCTGGAATTACTGGTAGGTAA
- a CDS encoding carbon-nitrogen hydrolase family protein, which produces MMLLSVLQANASVLDVEANLRTIDDAARRATQAGAGLLLTPELFPVGYAPLRLHAEFDPATLPGIRERLSGIARQHNIGLVYSLPAPAPEDNGWHITATLVDANGTELLNYAKVHLFGAEERKAFVGAQEPPAVVDFNGIRTSMLICYDVEFPEAVRAAATRGAELLLVPTALSVGFDNVPQVLIRARAVESQLNVAYANHSGHEDMYNFLGGSVVAGPDGSLLAAAGESASLLFAEVGTETVKAARDEVPYLRERRPELYRKWEESV; this is translated from the coding sequence ATGATGCTGCTATCCGTCCTGCAGGCCAACGCTTCCGTCCTGGACGTTGAGGCGAACCTGCGCACAATCGACGACGCCGCCCGGCGCGCCACCCAGGCAGGGGCCGGCTTACTCCTCACCCCGGAGCTCTTTCCGGTGGGCTACGCACCGCTGCGGCTTCACGCCGAATTCGATCCGGCAACGCTTCCGGGCATCCGCGAACGCCTTTCCGGCATCGCCCGCCAGCACAACATCGGACTCGTTTACAGCCTCCCCGCGCCGGCTCCCGAGGACAACGGATGGCACATCACCGCCACACTCGTGGACGCCAACGGCACGGAACTCCTCAACTATGCCAAGGTCCACCTCTTCGGTGCGGAGGAGCGCAAAGCGTTCGTGGGCGCCCAAGAACCTCCCGCCGTCGTGGATTTCAACGGGATCCGCACGTCGATGCTGATTTGCTATGACGTTGAGTTCCCGGAGGCAGTCCGGGCGGCGGCGACCCGCGGGGCCGAACTCCTGCTGGTCCCAACGGCGTTGTCAGTGGGGTTCGACAACGTGCCGCAGGTGCTCATCCGTGCCCGCGCGGTGGAGAGCCAGCTCAACGTTGCGTACGCCAACCACAGTGGACACGAGGACATGTACAACTTCCTCGGCGGCAGCGTTGTTGCCGGCCCCGATGGCTCGCTGCTCGCTGCGGCGGGGGAGTCGGCGTCGCTGCTGTTCGCGGAAGTGGGCACGGAGACGGTGAAAGCCGCGCGCGATGAAGTCCCGTACCTGCGCGAACGACGCCCTGAGCTCTACCGAAAATGGGAAGAGAGCGTTTAG